A single window of Mycolicibacterium aurum DNA harbors:
- a CDS encoding DUF3040 domain-containing protein, whose protein sequence is MPLSDHEQRMLDQIESALYAEDPKFASSVRGGTLRAPSTRRRLQGVALFVLGLAMLVSGVAFKATMIGSFPILSVIGFIVMFGGVVFAITGPRVAKGERAQNDIAAQRQKKAKGSGGSFTSRMEDRFRRRFDE, encoded by the coding sequence ATGCCACTCTCCGATCATGAGCAGCGCATGCTCGACCAGATCGAGAGCGCGCTCTATGCCGAGGACCCCAAGTTCGCGTCAAGCGTCCGTGGTGGAACCTTGCGCGCACCCTCGACGCGGCGTCGCCTGCAGGGCGTGGCGCTCTTCGTCCTCGGGCTGGCGATGCTGGTGTCCGGTGTCGCCTTCAAGGCGACCATGATCGGAAGCTTCCCGATCCTGTCGGTGATCGGCTTCATCGTGATGTTCGGCGGCGTCGTCTTCGCGATCACGGGCCCGCGCGTGGCCAAAGGTGAGCGTGCGCAGAACGACATCGCAGCTCAGCGGCAGAAGAAGGCCAAGGGGTCCGGTGGCTCTTTCACCAGCCGGATGGAGGATCGCTTCCGCCGTCGCTTCGACGAG